The DNA window TACCAATGCAAAGTCTTATGCGGAAATCATTTTTGGCAAATGCGGAAGGATTGGCCAACGGACGGCCATGCTAGCTGCCGCCACCACCCAGGAATTTCCACAGGTCGCAGCTGAAGAGAAGCTCAGCACTGTTCCCTTGTCTGTGCCCAGAACGCAGGTGATCGAACACATCACCAAGCTGATCACAATCAACGAAGCGGTCGTTGATACCAGTGAGATTGATAGTGTGAAGCCTAGGAGAAGTTCCCTGTCCAGGCGAAGCAGTATCGAATCTCCAAAGTCAGGTGCCTACAGAGAACCCTTCCAGTTGGAAACCAAACCCGGAAGCCAAGTGGATTCCTCAAAGTTGCTGACGTCCCACGTGGAGAAGCCGAAACCCGAGCAATCCCTGCTGTCGCTCCAGCAGTCCCACAGTGCCACAGAGACCGTGCCTCTCCTTCGAAGCCATTCGATGCCTTCAGCTGTGAGTACGATGGGTTCTCCCCATGCCTTCAGGGGAAGCTACTCCTTCGACGACCACCTCCGAGAAGCCGAGGTCGTAAGCCGCAGCCAGGTGTCTTCCCATCCACGAATGTTGAAGCGGCAGCCTGCCATCGAACTGCCATTTGGGATGGAGTACAGTGCGGAGGACGTCGGCGCGGCCGGCAGAGAAGGCGTTTCCAAACCGGTGGAGGAACAAGAAGCCAAGGAAAGCGagctgaccaaaaagtcaagGAAGGGCGCCAAAACGAAAGGGTTCATGCACGAGTGTACGGTTTGTGGTGCTCGGTACAAGAAAAGGGAAAACTATGAAGCTCACAAGAAGTATTATTGCTCGGAGCTGCAGATCCCCAAGCCCCATCCTTCTGGTTCTCATACCTCATCAGAAGCGGAGAGAGGCTTCATGGAATCGGATCCTTGGCCACAGGTGATGCACTATAAATTGGGAAGTAGCTCAGAACTGACATCGCTGAGGAAGAGGCGTAAGGAGAAGAGCCTTGGGGATGAGGAGGACCCCGTCCCTTTCGAACTGACCGGAACAGCCTCCCCTGGCACCGGGGCAGCCACTCCGTTTGCCGGTTTGAAATCCATGGATGTGGCCTTCAGCCTGGCTCCTGGACCCATGAAGTCACCCACGGATCCTGGTCAGTCGGTGCATCTTTCTGATGTGAGTGGAAGTTTCAACCCCATGGCTGCAAGACCCTTCGTTAGTACAGAAAGCAGGGAAAGGAGGATCTCAAAGGAGATCTCTGTTATCCAACACACAAGCTCGTTTGAGAAATCGGATTCCATAGAGCAGGTGAGCGGgttagaagaggaggagaggtTGTTGTCGCCATATGCATCCCAGCCGGCAGCCCAGCACGGCAGGGTGTCGCATTCCTTGCAACCCAAACTGGTGCGCCAGCCCAATATCCAAGTCCCCGAGATCCTGGTCACCGAGGAGCCCGacaggccagaaatggagcccGAGCCTCCTCCGAAAGAGCCCGAGAAAACCGAGGAGTTCCAGTGGCCACAGAGAAGCCAGTCTCTCTCCCAGCTCCCTGCAGAAAAGCTGCCGCCCAAAAAGAAGAGGCTCCGGCTGGCGGAAATGGCCCAGTCGTCGGGAGAGTCCAGTTTTGAGTCAATCCGGAGCCCCAGCCAGGAGAGCAGCCTCTCCTACGCGTCCAGCCACACGGCATCGTTTGAGCGAGAGGAGGGCGCTTCCCAGCCCCCTGAGCCCCACGCGCAGCCTCCTGGCCTGGGCTCCTACACGTTGAAAGTGCCCGGTCACCACTACCCTCCCCATTCCCGGGAGATGCGGAGGTCGGCCTCCGAGCAGACACCCAATGTTCCTCACTCCGCTTCCATGTCGGAGACGCGCAGCAAGTCCTTTGACTACGGGAGCCTCTCGTCCTCGGCTCCTCCCGGATCCCACCCCCAAAGATCAACAGCACCCCCTCCGGAGAGGAGGAAGTGCTTTCTTGTCCGACAGGCCTCCCTGACGAGGCACTCCGAGTACGAACAAGACTCCTCTCCCAAAGGAGGGGCCGAGACTGAGGAGTTGGTGCCGCTTTCGGACACATCTCCTGCGTCAAGCTCGTCCCACCACCAGCCGccctcatcttcctcctcctcctttcctcacaGAGACTATCCATCTGACAAGGGTCAGCCAAAGGACTGCCCTGAGCTGGTGCATTCCCATAAGCACATCGAAGCTCTACGGGTGTTCCATCACTCCGCACCAAATATCCTTCACGAGAAACAGTCCTTGACTCCCGAGATCTCCCTCTTGCCGTTCCAGCACCTCTTCCCTCATCTGGGGCAGTCGGTGGAGCTCTTCTCCACCCAGGCTCTGGCCGACATCTTCTCTGCTCCGTACTCCATCCCGCAGATGCCTCGCTCCGTTCTGCAGCGTGCGGCTCTTCCGCTGCACGGAGCCTTGATGCACCCAAGCCAGCTTCACATTGCGTCCCCGCTCTTGTCGCACCCGACCGACGTGGCCCTCAGGCACGCTCCGTCCTTTGTCCCGGTGCACTATCCAGGTTCTCCATCGCTCCCGTCTGCGTTCTTTCTGCCCCTTCAGACGCAGCTTGCTCTCCAGTTCCCAAGCGACATCGGTGCTCATTTGCACCAACTCAAATCCAGCTTCGTTCCACCAGCAGGAAGCCCAGCCTTCTCCTCAGTCATTGACCACGGCTCTGAGAACCAGTTACAGATTTTGGCTCACCCAAGCAGCCCATCGGCATCGATCTCCATCTCTCAGTTGGTGGTGCCTGCGAGTTCTGAGCCTGTGGTGTCCCTTGTTGTCCCGGTTCGCATTGAGACTAACATGCCGTCATATGGAAGCGCAATGTACACCACTCTTTCCCAGATCCTAGTGACTCAGTCTCACTGCAACTCCTCTTCTATCATCGTGCCAAAACTGGATGATTATCAGACCAAAGGTACCTTGGTCTGCACCACTAACATCCACGGAATTGGCCTCGATCTAGCACAGATCATTGCCAACGAAAAGAAGTCCTTGTTCCAGTCTCCATACCTGAGGTTTCCATTGTCACTATCAGAAACAAAAGGCTACATTCCCCTGGGGTCCCCGCCCGAAAGTGTCTTGGGTCTCGAAGGAAGCCCGCTGAGCGTTGGCGGAAGCAAGCGGATGCTGTCTCCAGCGGGGAGTTTGGAGCTGACGATGGAAACCCAGCAGCAAAAAAGAGTGAAGGAAGAAGAATTTTCTGAAACGGAGGAGGAGAAGCTGGAGATTGTGACCGCGTCCagtgaagaagaggaagggaagaagcaCAACCAAAGGATAGCCAAGGCAGAGCTGTCTTCCGCTGTATCTCGCGAATGGCTGCAATCCCAGGAAATCCAGGCTACACTCCAGCTGGTGTTGCCCCGCTCGGAGATCTTGAGCTTTGAAGCACAAGAGGAACACAAGCCCTTGGCTGGAGAACAGCTCCAAAGCCAGGATTCTCCGGAGACGTTGGAGAAGGAGAGCCCCAAAGAAACACTGGGGCCGCCCGCAGGAAATGGTCCAAACCCGGCACTTTCCTCTGACTTGGCACAAATTGCAAAAAAGTCCCACGGCAGTACAGCCGTTAAGAAGGCCTTTCCATTCCCCAGTCTCAATACAACTACTAATGTCAGTTGGTGCTATTTAAACTACATCAAGCCAAACCATATCCAGCAAGCTGACGGGAAGTCCTCGGTGTACACCAGCTGGTGCATTAGTTTGCACAACCCCAACCTGCCGGGCGTCTCCACCAGAGCAGCTCTTTCACTCCTGTGCTCCAAGCAGAAGGCGAGCAAAGAGACCTACACCATGGCCAGGGCTCCCTGTCCAGACGCAGGGAAGATGGTCCCCTCGGGCTCCAGGAAGCCCAGGATGTCTGAGGTAAGGAGGACATTTGAGTGACTTTTCGCCCTCACCTATTTTGtgggtatttttttttacataggtaCTATTACTATTGGGTTAAGTGgttgagggggaaaggaaagggcctgaagctgttaggaatggaagttagagtccaaaacacctggagggtgggccgaagttggcccatgcctggaataTATGGTTTAGAATGCTATAGAATATCTATAGGGGCATGAAGACCAGCAAGGAGCTAAGTGAGGATTTCGGACGAatagaattaattatatatacatttttaaggtttttataatgtgttttaacaacgttattaatggatttgtttatattgttttgtttttatgattgcattttgggcattaaactttgccaatttttgtaagccgccctgagtcccctcgggtgagaagggcagggtataaatgttgtaaataaaataaataaatatgtgttctTGGATGCAGAGAAGGCATTTGGTAACATTCATTggactgttaggaatagtgggagttggagtccaaaacacctggagagggagggccgaagttggcccaggcctgttctaGAACACCACTCCTGTTGCCTAGGATGAACCAGTGTTGGCGTATTTTAAAGCAAACTGCATGAGTTAACTGTCCACCTTTAGAGTCCTAGACAATTGCCCTCCGTCCCCTAATGCACCCGTCCTTGCCAGTTTTGGTGTCAAGTGAATGGTAACAATCCTTCAGTTCATGAATTATGAAAGGAAACTGTTCCAGGGCGCTTCCAGGCAGTCCCAAAATCTGCACCAAAGCGTGTTTCGAATTAATTCGCTTTTTGGGCCTGCCTTGATGGACTCTCAGACTGAAGAAACCTGAATATTCTTTGAAAGGCAGATCCAGTAATGGATACTATTTCCAAAACAGTACAAAAGTCTTTATGGAGGAACATCTTCTGAGTATATTGCCAGTTTTAGGCGAATGGCTAGTCTCATCCCAAGCAGCAGTACCAGCAGCTAAGATAAGATCCGGCAACTTTTGTTTTAATGACCGGGGAGTTATTCTACCTCATGGCTCCGAGAAAAAGCTCTGCATGTTTTCCAGAGTGTAATATACATATGTACAAGCAAAGTTTCTCCAAAGTTTGCATGTTTGGCGACAGGCCTTTTGAATAATCAACAATTCCTCTGTGTTTTTGGGGGGAGGTAGGTTCATCTGCCTTCGCTCCCTCCCAGTGAAGGTcggaaagatggaaagaaaacggataaggaagaggagaaaagaggGAACGCTGAAGAGGACATTCCTGTCTCCAAACAAGGGGAACCGGCCCGAATCAGGATCTTTGAAGGAGGGTGAGTGAGTTCCCTTGCAGCCCATCTTCCAAAGTGCTTGCTCGATGGAAAGCTTTCCTTCTGAATGCATTTTACATTGACTTCCTACTGACTTTGGTTGAGTTGGGCTTTCCATTGCTTCTTCCTCGCTCCATCACCATTGGGTTCTCTTGGCGCTATTAATCTTTGTGACTGTGAATAGAAGCATTTAGTCTCTAGAACTAGACAGGaaacatgtatatattttttcctttcagtGATTTGCTTAATAGAGCTATGTTGTAAAGGCATGCGGCTGCATTAGCCGGAGTCTAGAGTCATTGATTTAGACCGGATTCTCTGAAGCCTGGTAGTTGATAAGAGGGCAATAGTGCATAgaaatttgatgtttttacccgACTCTACGCAGtaaatttaaaatgaatttgATTGCCAATCGAGTTAGGAATTGTTGGGGGAAAAACACACTTTAGAAACTGTGTAATTCTTGAAATCCACAGTACGAGCATGCGTCGTGTGATGGGCTCCGTTggtagccatttcttaaatgtgtagaaacgctggttttactgtgtgtgatgaagtcctaggacTCGTTCAGTTGACATATTTGTTCCCTCCTCAGTAATTCCCTCCCTGAAATGTTTACTTGTTCTGTTGTGTGCAAAAACCGGTCAATATGGAGAAGCCACAGTTGCTGGAACGTTGGTCATTTTTCATCACAAAATTATGTAACATCCTTTGCTGTCATGGCAACCATTTCTAAATGTCTCCTAATTCACAAGCATATGTTTTCTAAGTGGTGACAACCATTTCTCCTTCCCTGGCAGACTCAGAAGAGTCGGGATTATGCAATATATAATGAACAATAGGCGTTGGTTGGCTCTGCTTAGCGCTCCCCCCCCCTCCGCCCCCCAATATGTGTCACTTGAGCTGTTGAAAGCCATTAATGTGAAGGGTCACATCTGGAATCATGAATCTGATTCACAAACTGTGTCTCCAGCTCATGAGGCTTCTGGCTAGACTGCAGATGGCCCTGTCATGGCAAATCCCTTCTTTGCGAGGTGCCAGCTCTTTGTAGCTGTCCTTAGCGAATGGAAAAAGAGCAGATTTTGGAACAGAATTCTGTGCCTTTGAAAAATTTAGTCTTATTGCAATATACCctctttgagtcccttttggggagacaaagcggggtataaataaaatctttgtatataaaaatgtaatgtatgtttgtaggactgagtaaagaacaaaaccactgaaccaaattacaccaaatttggccacagtaCAGCAggacatccaaggtatgtccttcactcaccccctaaaaaaacccaaaaaaacggATTGGCCTAGGTTTAACACAGCCagacattgaagctgcaaggctattcagtgaaatttaaccagaccaacaagGGATTAActttggtagaaggtggccaggctttgaagcagtgatactactctgtactattgaagctggccaactaaagagtcccctaggtagcaagcagccaggctttgaaacagtgaggctattcattgcaattctagcaggcccaaaaaccatttccctaggaCGCCAGTACCCAGTTTTCCAAGCAGCAAGTGTATTCCGCTGCATTctaactcaccaaacaaggattcccataagaaaaaaatggccaggctttgagactgcaaggctattcaatgctcaataaccaacaaaggattcccatatgccacagcaatgcatggccgggcacaggtagtaattaataataataataataataataataataataataacaacaactatattTCCGTGGTGGTGGGATTGAATGCTCCTGAGAgggtaataataatttattttatttttgtaaaatacAATGCTGAACAATACGTCAGTCCTGTTGGTGAGGGCCGCCATatcagacaggcttttgctgGAGACTTTGGGCTCTTCTacacaagcattctctcctgatgtttcacccacatctgtggcaggcatcctcagaggttatggagtctgttggaaactaggcaagtggggtttatagatctgtggaatgtccagggtggaaatatatatatccacaggtatataaatcccaacttgcctagtttccaacaaaccccacaacctgtcatagacgtgggtgaaacgtcaggcgagaatgctcctggaacacggccaggcagcctagaaaactcacagcaacccagtgattctggccatgaaagccttccttcgacaacacattgtagccCCTTGGTTGTTCTTTTGTCTGCAGAAGGGATGCATTTTTAGCCAAATACACTGTAGCATCGTGATTGTTTTGTAGAGATGTGGTGCATTTTTAGCCAAACACATTGTAGCATCTTAATGGTTTTTTTGTATGCAGAAAGGAATCAATTTTTAGCCAAACACATTGTAGCATCTTAATGGTTTTTGAAACaatatctgttttaaatttttacagTATCTATATTAGTTAGTTGCCTTTGAATAACAAGAGTTAGTTTTTAACAgacccggctgttaggaatggtgggagttgaagccccaaacacttggagggccgcagtttgcccatgcctgttctacagcatagatgcaccctttcCCTTGCAAAGAGTGCGCGTTATGCcgctgcgcattacatttggcagcaaatactttttttgtgtTAGCGCTTTgcaaattgaggtgcgcattacattCGATGGCGCATGAGACTTGAGGAAAGATGGTACGTTAAATAACTTTTCAAGCTTTTCCCACCTATGGCAAGACAAGAACATGCATGCTGTTTCATGGGAGAGCTGTGGCCACATGAAGGAGAGCCCTCTGCATGCGCCTCATGGTGCTCTCTCATCCTCCATACGTGCCGCTTCATTGTTCCTCGATCCTCATCCAGCAACCTTTTTTTCTTGTGACTGTGAATCCATGCCATTGGGTTGTGCGCTTGAATGAGAGACTTGCTACTGCTGTAAGGTAGGAACCTTGTCTTTCTGTCACCATGACGCCCTGTTGCTCGTAGGTACAAATCAAACGAAGAGTATGTGTATGTGCGAGGCCGTGGACGCGGGAGATATGTATGTGAGGAGTGTGGAATTCGCTGCAAGAAACCCAGCATGCTGAAGAAACACATTCGCACGCACACAGACGTCAGGCCATATGTCTGCAAGTACTGTAACTTTGCTTTTAAAACCAAAGGTAAGCATCAGTCGCATACAAATCCGTACTCCTGGTGCGTTTGCTTGCTAGTTGTGGGAGTGCTTGTGAAATAGGGAAAGATGCTGAAATACTTGGAGGACCTCTAATTGGCTGGCATAGGACGAGGAAGGctgaagtgtgttgtcgaaggctttcgtggccggaatcattgggttgctgcgagttttccaggctgactggccatgtttcagaagcattctctcctgatgtttcacccatgtctatggcaggcatcctcagaggttgcgaggtctgctggaaactaggcaagtggggtttatatatagaTCTGTGGAGCATCCAGGTTGGGATAAAGatctcctgtctgttggaggcaagtgtggatgttgccattgatcaccttggttagcattgaatagccttgcaacttcaaagcctagctgcttcctccctggggcaatcctttgttgggaggtgttagcttgccctgatttgtttcctatctggaattcccattttcagggcATTGCTCTTtagttactgtcctgattgtagagtttttaaGTACAGGAGCCagactgtgttcattttcatggttttcccctttctgttgaaattgcccacgtgCTTCCTGACCCGAATAAGGCATGAATAAGGTTTACTGatgagtaatttatttatttatttcgtgtcaaaagcattgtacaacgaatacatttcaaataatggaaataaaaaaaagaagaaatcacaagcaactaaatagttttggaccaaaggTTTTGGTCCAAAATACTGATGAGTAATCAATGATGGAAACCCTGACTGTGTTCTGTGCATGGAGGGGCTTCTTGTTTGTAGGATGAGAATGGGGCAACAGCgcccccctgtggctgaatccgagCTCAACCTCCACGGCACCAAAAACTGGACTTCGAGACAACATACTATCTCCTTCCTGTCTGTCCTATcttgtctgtccaaacggcactgaatgtttgctgtgtatgtgtactgtgatccgccctgagtccccctggggagatagatagggcggaatataaacaatttgtttttattattattatttttactactattactattattagagcCTCTGTGCCACTGCTCCCTTTGTGTGATTTGAATGAAAGTTGGCCAGCCAAACAAGACAAAGGAAAACCAACTTACTCTGTCGTTACTGTAGATTTTCACAGAACCACAATAATATTCTGTGATCCTGAATTGCACACACAGTCCTTTAAAATGGTCTGACTATAATGATGGGAGCAGTGAGTTTGGTCTACAACTTCTTTCGGCCTGTTTTTCTTCCATCTCCTAGTAGGAACTAAGAATTGTGCTGCCACTCTCATTCATTCGATGGATGGGTAGTCACTATGGTCATTATGTTGCACTGCCGAGAAATCAAAATGCAACTGACACGTATGCATGTCCTTTTCTTGTTTCAGGGAATCTGACTAAACACATGAAGTCAAAAGCTCACGGCAAAAAATGCCAGGAGCTGGGTGCGTTGGTGTCTTCACTAGTGGAGCCAGAAGCAGAAGAAGGTAACACACTCTCCGGTACCATATATTGCACCTTTCATTCGTGTTGGTTAGGACTGGACTCGAAAAAAAGGGTTGAGTATCTTGATCCTATTTTCTCTTGGGAGCGATTTGATTTTGCGTTCCATGATGGCAGGGGTtgggtggcccttgtgatctcttccaactctaggactctatctctATCCAGGGCTTGGGAAACTCTTACTTGAAATGGCACATTCAATAcgctatttctttctttctttctgtctttttagGGACTAGTGAAGATCCCTTCCAAGATTCAGAAGGGCAGGAAGGATCTGAGCTCTTTGAAGAACACcagttttcagatttggaagaggaggaggaggaggaggaggaggatgacagcgaggaggaggaggacgaggaggaggaggaagagcaggaggagaACGAAAACTATTCACCGCCAAAGCCTTCGGAGA is part of the Anolis carolinensis isolate JA03-04 unplaced genomic scaffold, rAnoCar3.1.pri scaffold_10, whole genome shotgun sequence genome and encodes:
- the hivep3 gene encoding transcription factor HIVEP3 translates to MDPEQGQKSTKKGEEGPRKRLVKGEAFQGSVSSVATYHLSRSASLQGSPVQDVVPQQHFPKDEALETTGQTQPTHSSFEPLAHLGQHSLSSAYMPPRHPEHALEGPTWQLIDPARALPSGSFPPSGPHSTHSQILAPRSSVIPEEEASSVQKVYASRTSQVSLKPPEEGHKKEKKPQKPGKYICQYCSRPCAKPSVLQKHIRSHTGERPYPCIPCGFSFKTKSNLYKHRKSHAHRIKAGLSTGPGTELNPSGLEIEKMAGEEFEEPTEGESTDSEEETRIAPGPSVELPPRQKQALLFGSGSQGSSQESCSFSHSSLSQSLEESGHFAEPALEKAQSHKSDETHTIKQKLALRLSERKKVIEEQSFLIPGSKGSTESGYFSRSESAEQQISPPNTNAKSYAEIIFGKCGRIGQRTAMLAAATTQEFPQVAAEEKLSTVPLSVPRTQVIEHITKLITINEAVVDTSEIDSVKPRRSSLSRRSSIESPKSGAYREPFQLETKPGSQVDSSKLLTSHVEKPKPEQSLLSLQQSHSATETVPLLRSHSMPSAVSTMGSPHAFRGSYSFDDHLREAEVVSRSQVSSHPRMLKRQPAIELPFGMEYSAEDVGAAGREGVSKPVEEQEAKESELTKKSRKGAKTKGFMHECTVCGARYKKRENYEAHKKYYCSELQIPKPHPSGSHTSSEAERGFMESDPWPQVMHYKLGSSSELTSLRKRRKEKSLGDEEDPVPFELTGTASPGTGAATPFAGLKSMDVAFSLAPGPMKSPTDPGQSVHLSDVSGSFNPMAARPFVSTESRERRISKEISVIQHTSSFEKSDSIEQVSGLEEEERLLSPYASQPAAQHGRVSHSLQPKLVRQPNIQVPEILVTEEPDRPEMEPEPPPKEPEKTEEFQWPQRSQSLSQLPAEKLPPKKKRLRLAEMAQSSGESSFESIRSPSQESSLSYASSHTASFEREEGASQPPEPHAQPPGLGSYTLKVPGHHYPPHSREMRRSASEQTPNVPHSASMSETRSKSFDYGSLSSSAPPGSHPQRSTAPPPERRKCFLVRQASLTRHSEYEQDSSPKGGAETEELVPLSDTSPASSSSHHQPPSSSSSSFPHRDYPSDKGQPKDCPELVHSHKHIEALRVFHHSAPNILHEKQSLTPEISLLPFQHLFPHLGQSVELFSTQALADIFSAPYSIPQMPRSVLQRAALPLHGALMHPSQLHIASPLLSHPTDVALRHAPSFVPVHYPGSPSLPSAFFLPLQTQLALQFPSDIGAHLHQLKSSFVPPAGSPAFSSVIDHGSENQLQILAHPSSPSASISISQLVVPASSEPVVSLVVPVRIETNMPSYGSAMYTTLSQILVTQSHCNSSSIIVPKLDDYQTKGTLVCTTNIHGIGLDLAQIIANEKKSLFQSPYLRFPLSLSETKGYIPLGSPPESVLGLEGSPLSVGGSKRMLSPAGSLELTMETQQQKRVKEEEFSETEEEKLEIVTASSEEEEGKKHNQRIAKAELSSAVSREWLQSQEIQATLQLVLPRSEILSFEAQEEHKPLAGEQLQSQDSPETLEKESPKETLGPPAGNGPNPALSSDLAQIAKKSHGSTAVKKAFPFPSLNTTTNVSWCYLNYIKPNHIQQADGKSSVYTSWCISLHNPNLPGVSTRAALSLLCSKQKASKETYTMARAPCPDAGKMVPSGSRKPRMSEVHLPSLPPSEGRKDGKKTDKEEEKRGNAEEDIPVSKQGEPARIRIFEGGYKSNEEYVYVRGRGRGRYVCEECGIRCKKPSMLKKHIRTHTDVRPYVCKYCNFAFKTKGNLTKHMKSKAHGKKCQELGALVSSLVEPEAEEGTSEDPFQDSEGQEGSELFEEHQFSDLEEEEEEEEEDDSEEEEDEEEEEEQEENENYSPPKPSETKNTPPLRGHCLGRDPSPHKAGTTTALPSMQNVFCSRERTVQNHRTGSSGPEMKRPPVSSEVAACHSFLRLHGPVLTSSLLLASAEKGSMAKPRVLLSVDFSISKDTCPGIQSGPDGGGRHQPMLASRHLLTTPESPPSEEASSLRSPSSGLGVSSSRRVLSPSQEAAPPSSLSPRPERSLNRYISPSQERSSQVHLPPEQSASPVRHVSPVREIAAVRYVSMNELISESGSEPPPPSQNPSPGREDVPSRRLSEADEEVHRLCKTQPEISPLMPLPHWSFDKSTELYEEPNTKAELRERSPGIVNELLCARPLQSPHEVRTCNPGQVGERIFSHLPLHSRRLPRNPCPLIPIGGIQMVQARHVGLPSLRGGFVTALQGSSFAHGDNFTEKGQTKGKGRETPHSPAAPPSQCSRFSEEKVRTSEFQQKLANVSTRPEPGSSAQGSRAAVSVGSCPRDESSPKPFAIGEGDSGKEEGNKQHSGPHTSGKSTCTFMPTRPRDRSSSMGCLSQPPPSRPPSLLSIRRRSLSGEAASARGGLRRNSPPLGQASVGLTPGPAGNNAGST